One window of the Verrucomicrobiota bacterium genome contains the following:
- a CDS encoding type II secretion system protein, producing the protein MESLVVARPVRSSASGFTLIELLVVIAIIAILASMLLPTLARAKYTGMRTTCVNNVRQQYLSQIMYADDFRGKFAPHADASPDYHRTGGNPSSIVTLMRGTYVPNTQIFICPITRLSFGKVWLNYASSANFADKNTKDYGGWDTPAGNVYTPYMWLANYTATPAMKFLSADGKVSSNPDDNEPAWPANTSEADSRRAFITHRISDTPGARWDVGHLGKMAVAQSAPLLSWSVTPDQPVGQADGSVIVRKKSLIRARAMGGPSADTRYLY; encoded by the coding sequence ATGGAATCCCTCGTCGTGGCGCGTCCGGTCCGGTCCTCTGCGTCCGGGTTCACCTTGATCGAGTTGCTGGTGGTGATCGCGATCATCGCGATTCTGGCCAGCATGCTGCTGCCCACGCTGGCGCGCGCGAAATACACGGGCATGAGAACGACCTGCGTGAACAACGTGCGCCAGCAGTATCTGTCGCAGATCATGTATGCGGACGATTTCCGGGGCAAATTCGCGCCGCACGCGGATGCCAGTCCGGATTACCATCGCACGGGCGGGAATCCGTCGAGCATCGTGACCTTGATGCGGGGAACGTACGTGCCGAACACGCAGATTTTCATTTGTCCGATCACGCGCCTTTCATTCGGCAAGGTGTGGTTGAACTATGCCAGCAGCGCCAATTTCGCGGACAAGAACACCAAGGATTACGGCGGGTGGGACACACCGGCGGGCAACGTCTACACGCCTTACATGTGGTTGGCGAATTACACGGCGACCCCCGCCATGAAGTTTTTGTCTGCCGACGGCAAGGTGAGTTCGAATCCGGACGACAACGAGCCGGCCTGGCCGGCGAACACCTCGGAGGCGGACAGCCGCCGGGCATTCATCACCCATCGCATCAGCGACACGCCCGGTGCGCGCTGGGACGTGGGGCATTTGGGCAAGATGGCGGTGGCGCAGAGCGCGCCGTTGTTGTCGTGGTCGGTGACGCCGGATCAGCCGGTTGGCCAGGCGGACGGCAGTGTGATTGTGAGGAAGAAGAGCCTGATTCGAGCGAGGGCGATGGGCGGGCCTTCGGCGGACACGCGGTATTTGTATTGA